In Terriglobales bacterium, the DNA window CGCGGGCGTCCAGTGGGAATCGCAGTTGGTCCGGATGGCTCCATGTACGTGAGCGACGACGGCAGTGGCCTCATCTATCGCGTGACCTACAGCAAATAGATCGCAACGCCACGCATCTGTGCGTGCAGACCTGGTGAGGCCCTCGCCTGTGAAACAGAAGCCTTTCAGGCTCGCGTCACCATGCGCCAGCAACGCGCCTTAGTCCTGGCGCCGCTGTCGCACGCACTCGAAACTGAAAAATTCTCAGTGCGCCGCGCTCGCCGGCTGCGTTGCGGCCTGTGATTGTCCGGTAGCCTCCACCAGCTTGCGGACCGCCGGCACAATCATGATCAACATGTCGGCACGCGGTTTCCGCGCCTGTTCCAGGAACGCAATCTGCGCCTGCCGCCAGGAATCGGGCGCCGGTACGCCCGACTGCAAGTACTCGATCGCCTGCAAGCCGGCAACCGCCACTGCCGTTAGGTCCTGCGAGAGCGGCGGTACGTCCTGCATCAGCCACGCCTGCTGCAGGATGGGCAGGACGCGCGCGTTATTGTCGCGCCAGCGTTCCAATGTCGCCCGCACTGCGTTGCGCTCCTCTTCAGAATGTGAAGCCAGCAGTCGGTCCACCCGGCCCGCGAACTGTCGCGCGGCACGGCTTTCCGGACGCACCGCGTCGCTCAGCCGGTTCAAGGGCGTGAGCTG includes these proteins:
- a CDS encoding beta-N-acetylhexosaminidase, with product MLERLAGDGPVEPLRTLADVLEPVKQYRRKYRNDQLTPLNRLSDAVRPESRAARQFAGRVDRLLASHSEEERNAVRATLERWRDNNARVLPILQQAWLMQDVPPLSQDLTAVAVAGLQAIEYLQSGVPAPDSWRQAQIAFLEQARKPRADMLIMIVPAVRKLVEATGQSQAATQPASAAH